The following are encoded in a window of Vicugna pacos chromosome 2, VicPac4, whole genome shotgun sequence genomic DNA:
- the HGFAC gene encoding hepatocyte growth factor activator isoform X1: protein MGSWAWVPSPCPLPGLPLLLLLLLVPRGAQPQVGRNQTEPPEQSTTVTSETPIIPVTSGTPRIPAMRAPKAEGPHGGELSPLSRAAPSNSSPGGTVLTEAGQPCRFPFRYGGRMLHSCTSEGSAHRKWCATTHNYDRDRAWGYCVQTSPPREGPATLDPCASVPCLNGGLCSSTQGPESYHCTCPVAFTGKDCGTEKCFDESHHEYLEEGDRWAHVHQGRVEQCTCAGGQVRCEGSRHTACLSSPCLNGGTCHLIVATGTTVCACPPGHTGRLCDIAPAQHCFRGSGTDYRGVAGTAASGLSCLAWNSDLLYQELHADSVGAAALLGLGPHAYCRNPDKDERPWCYVVKDSTLSWEYCRLAACESLARIQPPPPEILLSEPPVAGSAGRQTCGKRHKKRSFLRPRIIGGSASLPGSHPWLAAIYVGNSFCAGSLVHTCWVVSAAHCFSNSPPRDSISVVLGQHFFNHTTDVTQTFGIEKYIPYPLYSVFNPSDHDLVLIRLEKKGERCAVRSQFVQPICLPEPGSSFPAGHKCQIAGWGHQDENVSGYSSSLREALVPLVADHKCSSPEVYGADISPNMLCAGYFDCRSDACQGDSGGPLACEKNGVSYLYGVISWGDGCGRLNKPGVYTRVANYVDWINDRIRPPKRPVNPS, encoded by the exons ATGGGGAGCTGGGCCTgggtccccagcccctgccccctaCCTGGgctgcccctgctgctgctgctgctgctggtgcctCGCGGGGCTCAGCCCCAGGTGGGCAGG AACCAAACGGAACCCCCAGAACAAAGTACCACAGTGACTTCTGAGACTCCTATCATCCCTGTAACCTCGGGGACCCCCAGAATCCCAGCCATGAGAGCTCCAAAGGCAGAGGGACCCCATGGTGGGGAGCTTAGCCCGTTGTCCAGGGCAGCCCCCTCCAACAGCAGCCCTGGGGGCACAG TGCTCACCGAGGCCGGGCAGCCCTGCAGGTTCCCCTTCCGCTACGGCGGCCGCATGCTCCACTCCTGCACTTCGGAGGGAAGTGCCCACAGGAAGTG GTGTGCCACGACTCACAACTATGACCGGGACAGGGCCTGGGGCTATTGTGTGCAGACCTCCCCGCCGCGGGAGGGCCCAG CTACCCTGGACCCCTGTGCCTCTGTCCCCTGTCTTAACGGGGGCTTGTGCTCGAGCACCCAGGGCCCTGAGTCGTACCACTGCACCTGCCCCGTGGCCTTCACGGGCAAGGACTGTGGCACGG AGAAATGCTTTGATGAAAGCCACCATGAGTACCTGGAGGAAGGCGATCGCTGGGCCCACGTGCACCAGGGCCGAGTGGAACAGTGCACGTGTGCGGGGGGCCAGGTTCGGTGCGAGGGCTCCCGCCACACAG cttgCCTGAGCAGCCCATGCTTGAATGGGGGCACCTGCCACCTGATTGTGGCCACCGGGACCACCGTGTGTGCCTGCCCCCCGGGCCACACCGGGCGGCTCTGTGACATTG CGCCCGCCCAGCACTGCTTCCGGGGGAGCGGCACCGACTACCGAGGCGTGGCAGGCACGGCAGCCTCGGGCCTCAGCTGCCTGGCCTGGAACTCCGACCTGCTCTACCAGGAGCTGCACGCGGACTCCGTGGGCGCCGCGGCCCTGCTCGGCCTGGGTCCCCACGCTTACTGCCG GAACCCAGACAAGGACGAGAGGCCCTGGTGCTACGTGGTGAAGGACAGCACGCTCTCCTGGGAGTACTGCCGCCTGGCCGCCTGCG AATCCCTGGCCAGAATTCAACCCCCGCCCCCTGAGATCTTGCTGTCTGAGCCCCCCGTAGCTGGATCAGCTGGACGCCAGACCTGCGGCAAGAGACACAAGAAGAGGAGCTTCCTGCGGCCACGCATCATTGGCGGCTCAGCCTCGCTGCCCGGCTCGCACCCCTGGCTGGCCGCCATCTACGTCGGGAACAGCTTCTGTGCCGGGAGCCTTGTCCACACCTGCTGGGTGGTGTCTGCAGCCCACTGCTTTTCCAACAG CCCCCCCAGGGACAGCATCTCCGTGGTCCTGGGCCAACACTTCTTCAACCACACGACTGACGTGACACAGACGTTTGGCATAGAGAAGTACATCCCATACCCCCTGTACTCAGTGTTCAACCCCAGTGACCATGACCTTG TCCTGATCCGGCTGGAGAAGAAGGGGGAACGCTGTGCTGTCCGTTCCCAGTTCGTCCAGCCCATCTGCCTCCCTGAGCCCGGCAGCTCCTTCCCGGCTGGACACAAGTGCCAGATTGCAGGCTGGGGCCACCAGGATGAGA ACGTGAGCGGCTACTCCAGCTCGCTGCGGGAGGCGCTGGTCCCCTTGGTCGCTGACCACAAGTGCAGCAGCCCTGAAGTATATGGGGCAGACATCAGCCCCAACATGCTGTGCGCCGGATACTTCGACTGCAGGTCGGATGCCTGCCAG GGGGACTCGGGCGGGCCCCTGGCCTGTGAGAAGAATGGTGTGTCCTACCTGTACGGTGTCATAAGCTGGGGTGACGGCTGCGGGCGGCTCAACAAACCGGGCGTCTACACCCGCGTGGCCAACTATGTGGACTGGATCAATGACCGGATTCGGCCCCCTAAGCGGCCTGTGAATCCCTCCTGA
- the HGFAC gene encoding hepatocyte growth factor activator isoform X2 — MGSWAWVPSPCPLPGLPLLLLLLLVPRGAQPQVGRNQTEPPEQSTTVTSETPIIPVTSGTPRIPAMRAPKAEGPHGGELSPLSRAAPSNSSPGGTVLTEAGQPCRFPFRYGGRMLHSCTSEGSAHRKWCATTHNYDRDRAWGYCVQTSPPREGPATLDPCASVPCLNGGLCSSTQGPESYHCTCPVAFTGKDCGTEKCFDESHHEYLEEGDRWAHVHQGRVEQCTCAGGQVRCEGSRHTACLSSPCLNGGTCHLIVATGTTVCACPPGHTGRLCDIAPAQHCFRGSGTDYRGVAGTAASGLSCLAWNSDLLYQELHADSVGAAALLGLGPHAYCRNPDKDERPWCYVVKDSTLSWEYCRLAACDEETEVQKSLARIQPPPPEILLSEPPVAGSAGRQTCGKRHKKRSFLRPRIIGGSASLPGSHPWLAAIYVGNSFCAGSLVHTCWVVSAAHCFSNSPPRDSISVVLGQHFFNHTTDVTQTFGIEKYIPYPLYSVFNPSDHDLVLIRLEKKGERCAVRSQFVQPICLPEPGSSFPAGHKCQIAGWGHQDENVSGYSSSLREALVPLVADHKCSSPEVYGADISPNMLCAGYFDCRSDACQGDSGGPLACEKNGVSYLYGVISWGDGCGRLNKPGVYTRVANYVDWINDRIRPPKRPVNPS, encoded by the exons ATGGGGAGCTGGGCCTgggtccccagcccctgccccctaCCTGGgctgcccctgctgctgctgctgctgctggtgcctCGCGGGGCTCAGCCCCAGGTGGGCAGG AACCAAACGGAACCCCCAGAACAAAGTACCACAGTGACTTCTGAGACTCCTATCATCCCTGTAACCTCGGGGACCCCCAGAATCCCAGCCATGAGAGCTCCAAAGGCAGAGGGACCCCATGGTGGGGAGCTTAGCCCGTTGTCCAGGGCAGCCCCCTCCAACAGCAGCCCTGGGGGCACAG TGCTCACCGAGGCCGGGCAGCCCTGCAGGTTCCCCTTCCGCTACGGCGGCCGCATGCTCCACTCCTGCACTTCGGAGGGAAGTGCCCACAGGAAGTG GTGTGCCACGACTCACAACTATGACCGGGACAGGGCCTGGGGCTATTGTGTGCAGACCTCCCCGCCGCGGGAGGGCCCAG CTACCCTGGACCCCTGTGCCTCTGTCCCCTGTCTTAACGGGGGCTTGTGCTCGAGCACCCAGGGCCCTGAGTCGTACCACTGCACCTGCCCCGTGGCCTTCACGGGCAAGGACTGTGGCACGG AGAAATGCTTTGATGAAAGCCACCATGAGTACCTGGAGGAAGGCGATCGCTGGGCCCACGTGCACCAGGGCCGAGTGGAACAGTGCACGTGTGCGGGGGGCCAGGTTCGGTGCGAGGGCTCCCGCCACACAG cttgCCTGAGCAGCCCATGCTTGAATGGGGGCACCTGCCACCTGATTGTGGCCACCGGGACCACCGTGTGTGCCTGCCCCCCGGGCCACACCGGGCGGCTCTGTGACATTG CGCCCGCCCAGCACTGCTTCCGGGGGAGCGGCACCGACTACCGAGGCGTGGCAGGCACGGCAGCCTCGGGCCTCAGCTGCCTGGCCTGGAACTCCGACCTGCTCTACCAGGAGCTGCACGCGGACTCCGTGGGCGCCGCGGCCCTGCTCGGCCTGGGTCCCCACGCTTACTGCCG GAACCCAGACAAGGACGAGAGGCCCTGGTGCTACGTGGTGAAGGACAGCACGCTCTCCTGGGAGTACTGCCGCCTGGCCGCCTGCG atgaggaaactgaggttcaga AATCCCTGGCCAGAATTCAACCCCCGCCCCCTGAGATCTTGCTGTCTGAGCCCCCCGTAGCTGGATCAGCTGGACGCCAGACCTGCGGCAAGAGACACAAGAAGAGGAGCTTCCTGCGGCCACGCATCATTGGCGGCTCAGCCTCGCTGCCCGGCTCGCACCCCTGGCTGGCCGCCATCTACGTCGGGAACAGCTTCTGTGCCGGGAGCCTTGTCCACACCTGCTGGGTGGTGTCTGCAGCCCACTGCTTTTCCAACAG CCCCCCCAGGGACAGCATCTCCGTGGTCCTGGGCCAACACTTCTTCAACCACACGACTGACGTGACACAGACGTTTGGCATAGAGAAGTACATCCCATACCCCCTGTACTCAGTGTTCAACCCCAGTGACCATGACCTTG TCCTGATCCGGCTGGAGAAGAAGGGGGAACGCTGTGCTGTCCGTTCCCAGTTCGTCCAGCCCATCTGCCTCCCTGAGCCCGGCAGCTCCTTCCCGGCTGGACACAAGTGCCAGATTGCAGGCTGGGGCCACCAGGATGAGA ACGTGAGCGGCTACTCCAGCTCGCTGCGGGAGGCGCTGGTCCCCTTGGTCGCTGACCACAAGTGCAGCAGCCCTGAAGTATATGGGGCAGACATCAGCCCCAACATGCTGTGCGCCGGATACTTCGACTGCAGGTCGGATGCCTGCCAG GGGGACTCGGGCGGGCCCCTGGCCTGTGAGAAGAATGGTGTGTCCTACCTGTACGGTGTCATAAGCTGGGGTGACGGCTGCGGGCGGCTCAACAAACCGGGCGTCTACACCCGCGTGGCCAACTATGTGGACTGGATCAATGACCGGATTCGGCCCCCTAAGCGGCCTGTGAATCCCTCCTGA